The segment cagcggcgttttaaaaagtcataaattttactttttgaaaccgatcatttccgatattacattttaaagcatttatcggccgataatattggcagtccatTATTAACGGACATCTCTAACGAGTTCTGATTCAACTGTTGACGTGCGCGTTTGAGCGCCACTTAAGAGATCGACACAATGCTgcagaatgttagaaaaggcctGATCAAGTGAAATATCTCAAACAGAACAATGGGAGCTATTAAAAACTCGAATCTATTTAATATCAACTGTCTGGAATTGACGTATGCTTTGTTTAAgatgaagtggagtggtaatgtTTTTTCTACGATACTTAACACAAGTACAAGTAAATATACCATACCAAATTTAGGTCCAttaatcagtggttctcaaccttttttcagtgatgtaccccctgtgaacatgttcttaattcaagtaccccctaatcagagcaaagcatttttggttgaaaaaaggagataaagaagtaaaagacagcactatgtcatcagtttctgatttattaaattgtgtaacagtgcaaaatattgcttatttgtagtggtctttcttgaactatttggaaaaaatgatatacaaaataaacaagtgattcaattataaatacatatttctacacatagaagtaatcatcaacttaaagtgccctctttggggattgtaataaagatccatctggattcatcaacttaatcttCTTCACAAAAATGGAAATCTTTAAcagcaatatttatggaacatgtccacaaaaaatctagctgtcaacactgaatattgcattgttgcatttcttttcacagtttataaacttacattcatattttgttgaagtattattcaataaatatatttataaaggattttttaattgttgctatttttagaatatttaaaaaaaatctcaagtaccccttggcataccttcaagtacccccagggatacgcgtaccccaatttgagaaccactgcgctaaatGATGCAGATACTATTAACAGACCTCTGCCTTGGACACTtggtatgtgtaagtaatatttaATTACCATTATTTTAaactgttttagactgcaacattgtttactttccgagcaggcacaagacattaaaactacgttgagaacttgttgaattaggtcctgacattgagcaactcCAACCTaaagttggaacaacatgctttttgacgtttaatcaatgttgggttctaacgtggATTTGACCGTggaattttagtcattttacaaccaatattttacaacacaaatacaacgttaaaacaacatgatttttgacaacgttgatttGAACGTGGAAATTTGTtcgtttcccaaccaacaacgagGATCcaaacgttgtctcaatttacaaatacaactattttgcaacgttgtttcaaaggcagttttaaaggacatgtatgtataatcaacgttgtatcaatctCTTGTGCCTGCTGAGTTATTCCAGCTCctatgctattgtgtgcttagctggtgtgtagctgctagctcctagtatcctctagcctaccatgtttaccttttgtaaacgaattgactaaaataaaataaaagactgATCtaatgtgcttattggaggatatCTAGGTGTTAATTGGCAAGTAAAcgcactgcaagactgcttgtattaaAGCGCTTAAATCAGAGATTTTAAAGTAAACCTAtttgttttttgctgatatcagaccgaTATCTCATATTAGTTTGGGATCGGGACACCTCTATACAGGAAACAAGAGTTCAATCGAAGCCGGCGGTCAACAACCCGCGGCTctatctttagcgccgccctagtgagTCCCTGGAGatgtaaatgttgttgttttactatggtttctgtagaagaacaaacatgacacaaaccttcgtaATTGTTTGAAATCTCACtgtttatattatgtttacatGTACTTCTTTCTCCGATgccgccacagaaagacgtgtttaatgccacgtcttctttgtgtcattttgtccaccaaacgttttgtgCTGTGCGTGAGTGCAcagaggtgagctttgttgatgttattgatttgttagagtgctaatcagacatatttggtcaatgcatgacagcaagctaatcaGTGCAAACTTGCTAAAtagggtagctgtatgtacatattgcatcattatgcctcatttgtaggtatatttgagctcatttaatttcctttatttaTGTCCTCTttgtaaaagggaataagcggtagaaaatggatggatggatatttaattatttattgcaTGTCTCATAACACTttatatgtaatattggctgcatttctgataattgtttgtgtgccatgttgttccagaccacagcaaacgttacccagctttttatttaatttatttatttacagacagacatagttttgtatttcattattgtttCTATTGTTGATATCAGAGTCCGTTCTGCAAAAAGGTCATCCCTAGAAGCACACAGCTTATAGACAGTGACCCACAGTTAAAAAATACATCATCATCCAAAATACAATACGATACATTTTAAAATCTACCcacaaaaatacccatttatattttcagttatagaaaaaaaaggaatctttaaatgcaccaaatcagtctcaatgtcatattattcaaatttgatcaaaagtttgcatcttgaagatctgcgataatctcatcatacatacagaggtcaagattgtaataaatccattaggacaggtctgggcaattattttgactcgggggccaaatgtaGAGAATTaaatgtctgggggccggtatatctatttttaggaaaactaatacaaaacctcacaataaagtctgattgaacgctaaaaatgttatgacggaccgccttaaaaacggaatggaatttaaacatttttctatgaacgataaaaccctgaatattgaagATATATGAACGTCAcgcccctctcaatcgacatattttacaatcaagccaaatgcaacaaacacagcgaaatatgaacgtgaagggtaaaaaaacaaaaaacatcaacaatgtAATATACAGGTAGGTGATTTAtgactaagctttagaactttcttgtaaaaatctccttccacatcTGTccctggccgctctggaaacactctgtggaaacgctccccacccacactgcttggtgcctcatctgacctgctgtgatagtagattaccatagtaactaatagggttgtacggtatacgggtatagTACCGTGacattaatgaatcatattcggtaccatactgcctctgaaaagtaccggtccaccacaccctaagattttttgttaaaataatgccaataatgcaattttttctggtcccctttatttagaaaataattgaaaagtaccaaaaagtatcaaaataatattggtatcaggacaacactagtcactaaaatatcatgcaaaagcgcagattccaactattgaaatatgttgtacaGTTCATAAGGGTGTGGGaataaatcgattcgaatttgaatcgtgattctcacgttgtgcgattcagaatcgattctcttttttttttaatcgtttttttttttttaatcaatccaacaaaacaatacataggaataccacaacaatgcaatccaattccaaaaccaaacctgactcatcaacactcagaactgcaataaacagagcaattgagagacgaCACAAACGCGACAGAACCAACCAAaactagtgaaacaaaaatgaatattatcaacaacagtatcaatattagttatgatttgagcatagcagtgattaaaaatccctcattgacattatcattagacatttataaaaatacaaaaaaagaacaatagtgtcacagtggcttacacttgcatcgcatctcataagcttgacaacccactgtgtccaatattttcacaaagataaattaaGTCATATTTCTGGTTCGTTtagagttaaaacaaatttacattattgcaatcagttgataaaacattgtcctttacaattataaaagctttttacaaaaatctactactctgctagcatgtcagcagactggggtagatcctgctgaaatcctttgtattgaatgaatagagaatccttttaaatcggtaaaaaaatcgtttttgaatcgagaatcgtgttgaattgaaaaaaaaatcgattttgaatcgaattgtgaccccaaaaaTCAATATTGAACTGAATcgtaggacacccaaagattcgcagccctaatagttCAAGATttatggtaatttgaaaacatcactgcatatcataatgacgactacactttccatcttaaagatctaaaaaaaaaaatatttgggaatgtccggcgggccagattgagaaGCTTTTACGTGGCTTCTCAATCTGCCCAGGTCTgcattagaagaagacaacctTCCTTaatcttggacacacacatctgtacctttggccattaaaagccagtaatttacaGGAATTATCTAACCCTTTGAGAAGCCTCcaatttactaatgttttccaattgtCATGCCTGTGAAGCAAGTCTTATGTTTGATCATGCTATGtctagttttttggacattcagctcttgcgtttgcacttccctgttttctttgtcaccatggctactcattagttcccaccttctcacgcccctgccctcagtcccgcacctgtttctcattaccgcagctactatttaagtcatttagtTTCTGTCAatcggtctgggaactttgcatttTGCGACTGCATACTGCTTtacctaccttgccttgccaaccttcatgccttgccacgctgcttaTTGTGtcgaccacgccacgtaagattttGTTTCGTTTGTATATAGCCATGCCATCATGCTGTTTtagtttatagttcattgttattcatgccatcgagcaagtgtttttgtttcctgtttgtgtttCATAGCCTAgaattatacctccttgtgagtgccctttgtttgatttatttttgtattatagtgtgtaaaaaaatttaatcatgtacctgaactcacgcctggctcgtcctatattccctctgcgtcgaagaagcaaaatTAATCCACGCCCAAGACCTGACACCAATGTTCCAAAAACgcgtagaataaaaattaaaataccggtacaacattttttgtcaacaaagacttgtgtcagcctttgatagtaggctaatatcgctaatatggacacgtacatcatgtgttgccttcattataacacttacagtaTATAAGGCTTTACACCAgacttttttttgtatatttggtatatttggttctttcaacattttgggttgcagacccctggtctaggcagAATTCTGTATTGTGCTAATTGCTCTTTTCCCCATTATTTTATTCAGGCTTTCCAAATCTTAAAAACGAATAAACTAAAAAATTCCCCCTATAAAGTCAGTTTGTATAAAAATTGAACTTTTGTTCAATTGCAAGTTCAATTGAGGGAGTGTGGTGAATGAGGTCTGCTGTGTGCAGAACTTACATCGAAACTTCACAAAGATACTTGTGCCGTTCGGGTTCTGTCCATCATTTCCTGGCGCACATTTGTACTCCCCGGAGTTCTCATCTTTGATTTTTAAAGGGTAGGCCACAGACTTTCCAGTCGGCGATACAACTTCATTCTTCCCGTTACAAGTAATGGTGAACTTGCCCGACCCAACTTCCACTTTAACGTCTGTGTCCGGATAAAATCATAAAGTGAAATCAAAACAGAATATTTTTCATCACGTCAGAAATGGACAAATTCGGATTTACCTTCATTGCACCAGACAATCTCTGTGGGAGGATTTGGAAAGACATATTTATCATAAAAACGTTactatgaaaaaagaaaaaacattgaatgcaaaAGTGTCATGACAGACTTACCAGTCAGCGCCCAAAGCAGCGGCAGAGAAGAGAGAAAAGTGTTGCATTTCATTGTGAGAGCGTTGTGCGGCTGACAGAGTGAGATGCTGGCAGTGCTGCCAGCAAGTCGACGACAGGAAACGTGTCATCTGTTTACTCGGTTTGGTTCCAATCCAAAATTTGCGTTTTCACCCAGCTTAGCAGTAAAAAGCCAGATCAACAATAatgcactgaaaaaaaaaaaaaaaatcattgtaaatTCACATCAAAACACTGGCGAATATTTGCATTGCTTTCAcagtgatgataaattgaactggaaatctcatgtaaaaaatatacaacataaagtagcaagaaacacgtcaataatgaataaagcaaaacatgttctagaaccaggggtcatcaacgtggtgcccacgggcaccaggtagcccgtaaggaccagatgagtagcccgctggcctgttctaaaaatagctcaaatagccgcacctaccagtgagctgcctctattttttaagtttcgcttcgctcgacattttaattctaagagagacaaaatacaaatagaatttgaaaatccaagaaaatattttaaagacttggtcttcacttgtttaaatcaatcaatcaatcaatgtttacttatatagccctaaatcactagtgtctcaaagggctgcacaaaccaccacgacatcctcggtaggcccacataagggcaaggaaaactcacacccagtgggacattggtgacaataatgacccagtgggacgtcagtgacaatgatgactatgagaaccttagagaggaggaaagcaatggatgtcgagcgggtctaacatgatactgtgaaagttcaatccacaatggatacaacacagtcgcgagagtccagtccaaagaggatccaagacacagcagcgagagtcccgttcacagcggagccagcaggaaaccatcccaagcgtaggcggaccagcagcgcagagatgtccccagccgatacacaggcgagcagtacatggccaccggatcggaccggaccccctccacacgggagagtgggacatagaagaaaaagaaaagaaacggcagatcaactggtctaaaaagggagtctatttaaaggctagagtatacaaatgagttttaaggtgagatttaaatgcttctactgaggtggcatcgcgaactgttaccgggagggtattccagagtactggagcccgaacggaaaatgctctatagcccgcagactttttttgggctttgggaatcactaataagccggagtcctttgaacgcagatttctgataaattcatttattttttttaaagtgcttctcataacttttagaaagacaattttagagaaaaaatacaaccttaagaataattctaggatttttaaaaacatataccttttttaccttttaaattccttcctcttctttcctgacaatttaaatcaatgttaaagtaatttattttttttaattgtaaagaataataaatacattttaatttaattcttcattttaacttctgttttttcgacaaataatatttgtgaaatatttcttcaaattttttattaaaattcccaaaaaatattctggcaaatctagaaaatctgtagaatcaaatttaaatcttatttcaaagtcttttgaatttattttaacatttttgttctggaaaatccagaagagataataatttgtctttgttagaaatatagcaaagtgctgattggattttaacctatttaaaatctgtcatcaaaattctaaaattaatcttaatcagaaaaaattgctaaagatgttccataaattcttctcatcatttttttcggttgaattttgaattttaaagagtcgaaattgaagataaactatgtttcaaaatttaaatgacattatttttttgtttcctgttgggacggggggggggtgctggagcctatctcagctgctttcgggcggaaggcggtgtacaccctggacaagtcgccacctcatcacaaatgCAAATCAATAATCCTAATAATGTGCCATtgtctagtgcctgtgctgtgtagagcttggcagggtaaccatgtaatactccatatcagtaggtggcagcattgtTTTGTAgaatcgtgatcccaatatgcagagcacagcgggagacagaGTAGTGGTAAAAAGGTGTGTGACGCTTAGACCAAAATttaacaaaaggcaagtcccgctaggaaaaggcattgaaacatAGGgacggctatgcaaaacaaaagtaaaactgaactggcttcaAAGTCAACaaagacagaatgctggacgacagcaaaaacttacagcgtgtggagcaaagacggcgtccacaaagtacatccgtactgcACATGATAATCAACAAtatcgggcggtatagctcggttggtagagctataccgcccaacttgagggttgcaggttcgatccccgcttccgccttcctagtcactgccgttgtgtccttgggcaagacactttacccacctgctcccagtgccacccacactggtttaaatgtaaaattagatattgggtttcactatgtaaagcgctttgagtcactagagaaaaagcgctatataaaatctaattcacaattcacataatTTCCCCACAAAGGATAGCGTACGCACAACTTAAAttgtcttgattgcgaaaacaaagcaggtgcgggcaatagcactcaaaggccgccacaggagaacaccaacaaaacaggaagagtcaccaaaataacagcgcaagacaggaactaaagcacgacacacaggaaacaacaacaaactcaaaataagacacgacaacctggtggagtttcatttttttaaccttttctgctggtggcgtgcctctgtattttttttgtataaaaaaaaatgtgccttggctcaaaaaaggttgaaaaacactcttATGGTTAATTACAACAACATTACAGCTAAAAAATTTAACTTCACAATTGGAATTTTTGGGGTAAATAATCATTCAGTTTAATATCATACCACCacctactagggttgtacggtatactggtattagtatagtaccgcaatactaatgaattataatcggtactataccgcctctgaaaagtacaggttaaaataaagccaataatgcaattttttgtggtcctctttatttagaaatgtaccgaaaagtatcaaaataattttggtaccggtaaaatattggtatggggacaacactaccacctactgtacaagagtgtgcaacataGTCATGGAACGACTTGAGAAACAAATCAGGTTGAATTTacagtcaggttcaaacacttatgacatctattaaacgagacaagaagcaaggaattaaacaaagacagaattaaatttggctcaactTGAGGAGAGATGCCCGTACACTGtgcccttgtacagtgtctcaacacgctctggcgaaagattgtacgccacctctttttatttgcactttctctgtttacataacaacagctgtttctaaaggaatgggggggtATGTAATCaaccattgttttcggtcacattaacacaaaataaaaagatgcctcgggcttggactggtcctggatcgagcctgggcaggtcttggatcaaaatagataacccctcccgtctcctcccatcgcacacaatggaattttacaagcttttggcttggtacaacaaagacagcctccgtctgttcactgggaactcagagaacggattttttttttttgataattgaCATACAATGTTTCTGACACATACTGTAAAATATAAggatattgtcatttttacagtcatttgttgtaatgttacaatacctgctcagtggccttgtaaaaatgggacccattgcctccctgctcggTACCCGACACAAAGGGTtggaaaaagaacaatagtgtcacagtggcttacacttgcatcgcatctcataagcttgacaacacactgtgtccaatgttttcacaaagataaaataagtcatatttttggtttgtttaatagttaaaaaacatttacattattgcaatgtgttgataaaacattgtcatttacaattataaaagcttttttacaaaaatcaactactctgctagcatgtcagcagactggggtagatcctgctgaaatccttggtattgaaagaatacagaatcgtttttaatcggtaaaaatcgtttttgaatcgagaatcgcattgaatcgaaaaaatcaatttataatcgaatcgcgaccccaggaatcgatattaaatcgaatcgtgggacacccaaagattcgcagccctattatttatgtaaaatacccTATGGACGTTGTACTtttgtattgtttattttatgtttctaTTTTCAGACTTACAAACCTAAAAGCaggaagaagtgtaaagaaacaaaactgaggaaggaaaatcattccaaagaaggaacatcaatcctcaacaaaacttctggtGCTTCTGTTTCTTCCTGCTTTTCTCTGCACACCCTGGAAACGAGCAAGAGCAGACTAattaatttattgacagtgcgGTGTGTTTGTCAATGTGTTTTACTTTGTAATTAGGTAAACTGCGGCCCTCGTAGTTTAATAGCCCTGGTGTATAAAGACCCCCAAATGGCACCTGTGGAGGAATATTAGCTGCTGttatgttttgcaatattatgtaaaaccaactgTTCTTACCTATTAGTACCTGTCATtgagtatttgggatctgcataagtccggaaAATTTGCAATTAAACCGAgatttctaaaaaaataatttttctctatcctcttgttgtggggcatggTTATGCATTTGCCGCTCTTGCCATTTTTACtagaaagtagcgta is part of the Nerophis ophidion isolate RoL-2023_Sa linkage group LG13, RoL_Noph_v1.0, whole genome shotgun sequence genome and harbors:
- the LOC133564572 gene encoding T-cell surface glycoprotein CD3 delta chain-like — translated: MKCNTFLSSLPLLWALTEIVWCNEDVKVEVGSGKFTITCNGKNEVVSPTGKSVAYPLKIKDENSGEYKCAPGNDGQNPNGTSIFVKFRSCDNCVELDTVSLAGLALGDLMATIVLGVAVYHVASQTHNGLVSTQHKRSDRKHLLPMEERTRVQNDDYQELQGGNKEIYNTLTGK